The following proteins are encoded in a genomic region of Thunnus maccoyii chromosome 8, fThuMac1.1, whole genome shotgun sequence:
- the LOC121902321 gene encoding protocadherin alpha-8-like has protein sequence MLVLDVLWSGASAQIRYSISEEIQDGTVVGNIAKDLGLDKSALKDRGYRIVTGSTEPLFQVNQNDGILYVKRRIDREEACERSSPCLINLKTVLENPLEIHYVAVEILDINDHSPAFSEKEKKLEISESALPGTRFQLQAARDPDVGQFSIQQYTLSHNEYFRVEVKDRGEDRKVPFLVLLKQLDRETAGKHKLRLTAVDGGKPAKSGAIEIIVDVLDINDNSPVFTKEFYSATLKENVPVGTVVIQVNATDLDQGANGEVIYSFGNEVDSKLMDLFSIDPNTGEIHVTGQIDFEKSKSYEIDIKASDKGPVPLTTDRSVMITVIDVNDNAPQIEVTSFSSSIREDSKIGTTVALISVSDLDSGINGKVICAISQDVPFTLSPSLQENMYAVVTKSQLDRESISQYDVTIIAKDTGDPSFSTEKTISVVVSDVNDNSPEFSSSPYTFYIKENNSPGASVFSVKANDRDESDNALISYHILRDASGDNKLTSFFNINTENGDILALKSFDFETLKTFQFQVVATDSGTPSLSSNVTVNVFILDQNDNAPVILYPVSSNGSAEGVEEIPRNVNAGHLVTKVRAYDADIGYNGWLLFSLQQVTDHSLFGLDRYTGQIRTLRSFTETDEAEPKLVILVKDNGNVSLSATATVIVKLVEPKEAFAASDVKSATKNDEESNVTFYLMITLGSVSTLFLISIIVLIAMQCSKTTDYTSKYLQDTNYDGTLCHSIQYRSGDKRYMLVGPRMSIGSTIVPGSHANTLVLPDKRRTSVEVRHI, from the coding sequence ATGCttgttttggatgttttatGGAGCGGAGCATCCGCACAAATCAGATATTCGATATCAGAGGAAATTCAAGATGGGACCGTTGTTGGAAATATAGCTAAGGATTTGGGACTAGATAAGAGTGCGCTCAAAGACAGAGGGTATCGCATCGTAACAGGCTCAACTGAACCCCTGTTTCAGGTGAATCAAAATGACGGTATCTTGTATGTGAAAAGAAGAATAGACAGGGAGGAGGCATGCGAGCGGAGCAGCCCATGTTTGATCAATTTGAAAACGGTGCTAGAAAACCCGCTGGAGATTCACTACGTGGCAGTGGAAATACTCGATATCAACGATCACTCGCCTGctttttcagaaaaagaaaaaaagcttgaGATTTCTGAATCGGCCTTACCAGGAACGAGATTTCAACTGCAGGCGGCGCGTGACCCTGATGTAGGCCAGTTCTCCATTCAGCAATACACACTCAGCCATAACGAATATTTTAGAGTAGAAGTAAAGGATAGAGGCGAGGACCGTAAAGTACCATTTTTAGTTCTGCTGAAACAGCTGGATAGAGAAACAGCTGGGAAACATAAACTTCGCCTAACAGCTGTTGATGGAGGGAAACCGGCGAAGTCTGGAGCTATAGAAATAATTGTGGATGTACTCGATATCAATGACAACTCGCCCGTCTTCACTAAAGAGTTTTATTCTGCCACACTTAAAGAAAACGTACCCGTTGGCACTGTAGTGATTCAGGTGAATGCGACAGACTTGGATCAGGGTGCAAACGGCGAAGTAATATATTCATTCGGTAACGAAGTTGATTCAAAATTAATGGATCTCTTCAGTATCGATCCAAACACTGGTGAAATTCATGTAACTGGTCAGATTGATTTCGAGAAAAGTAAGAGTTATGAAATTGACATAAAGGCATCTGATAAGGGACCAGTTCCTCTAACAACTGATAGAAGTGTTATGATAACTGTTATTGATGTAAATGATAATGCTCCTCAGATAGAAGTGACATCATTTTCGAGCTCTATTCGGGAGGATTCAAAGATAGGGACTACAGTGGCCCTGATCAGTGTCAGTGATTTAGACTCTGGCATCAATGGTAAAGTCATTTGCGCAATCAGCCAAGATGTCCCTTTTACGTTATCTCCATCGTTACAAGAGAACATGTACGCTGTTGTTACCAAGTCGCAGTTGGACAGGGAAAGTATTTCTCAATATGATGTCACAATAATTGCAAAGGACACGGGCGACCCATCGTTCTCAACTGAAAAGACCATAAGCGTCGTCGTGTCAGATGTAAACGACAACAGTCCGGAGTTTTCATCAAGCCcctatacattttatattaaggAGAATAACAGCCCCGGAGCCTCAGTATTTTCAGTAAAGGCCAACGATCGTGATGAAAGTGATAATGCTCTCATTTCATATCATATTTTGAGAGATGCAAGTGGAGATAATAAATTGACTTCATTTTTCAacataaatactgaaaatggaGATATTTTGGCGCTAAAAAGCTTCGACTTTGAAACTCTGAAAACATTCCAGTTCCAAGTTGTTGCCACAGATTCTGGAACTCCGTCACTAAGCAGCAACGTCACAGTGAACGTGTTCATTCTGGATCAGAACGACAACGCTCCAGTCATCCTGTATCCAGTCAGCTCTAACGGTTCTGCTGAAGGTGTGGAGGAGATTCCTCGCAATGTGAACGCAGGACACTTGGTGACTAAAGTCAGAGCCTATGACGCTGATATAGGATATAACGGCTGGTTactcttttcactgcagcaagTTACTGACCACAGTCTCTTTGGTTTGGACCGCTATACAGGACAGATCAGAACACTTCGCTCATTCACAGAGACAGACGAGGCTGAGCCTAAACTGGTCATACTGGTGAAAGACAATGGGAACGTTTCACTCTCAGCAACAGCTACTGTGATTGTCAAACTTGTGGAGCCCAAAGAGGCTTTTGcagcttctgatgttaaaagtGCAACTAAGAATGATGAGGAGAGTAATGTGACTTTTTATCTGATGATAACTTTGGGCTCAGTTTCAACACTTTTTCTCATCAGTATCATTGTGCTGATTGCAATGCAATGCTCTAAAACCACAGACTATACTTCTAAATATCTACAAGACACAAATTATGATGGTACACTGTGTCACAGCATCCAGTACAGATCTGGAGACAAACGCTACATGTTAGTTGGACCAAGAATGAGTATAGGATCTACTATAGTCCCGGGCAGCCATGCGAATACTCTGGTGCTTCCTGACAAGAGGAGAACATCTGTGGAGGTAAGACATATTTAA
- the LOC121902324 gene encoding protocadherin beta-15-like, producing the protein MEQRRYERRHRTGCLTGYVVAVLLWCVASAQLRYSISEGVNEGTVVGNIAKDLGLEKSTLKDRKYRIVSGGADSLFHVNQNDGILYVSREIDREEVCAQSSTCLINLKTVLENPLEVHYVVVEVLDVNDHSPSFPEKEKKLEISESVLPGARFQLKPSRDRDSGHFSVQQYKLSHNDHFRLEVRDKGEDGKIPILVLQKSLDREAAGSHSLVLTALDGGKPPKSGDMNILVNVLDVNDNTPIFSKDIYSVTLSENAPVGTTVIQVNATDLDDGPNGEVVYSFGNSVSNSLFTLFDINQSTGEIIVNGLIDYEEKDKYEIEIQASDKGVAPLTTEKSVIIKIVDVNDNAPEIEVTSFSSSIPEDSRPGTTVALISVNDLDSGLNGNVICSIAEDVPFVLSPSLQDKMYSLVTKLPLDREKRAKYELTIVAKDSGQPSLSSEKTISVVVSDVNDNSPEFSLSPYTFYVSETNEPGTSVFAVKAFDRDENDNAVISYRILRDGSEENKLTSFLNINTENGDILALKSFDFETLKTFQFQVVATDSGTPSLSSNVTVNVFILDQNDNAPVILYPVSSNGSAEGVEEIPRNVNAGHLVTKVRAYDADIGYNGWLLFSLQQVTDHSLFGLDRYTGQIRTLRSFTETDEAEHKLVILVKDNGNVSLSATATVIVKLVEPKEAFAASDVKSSTKVDEEDNVTLYLMITLGSVSTLFLISIIVLIAMQCSKPTDYTSKYLQDTNYDGTLCHSIQYRSGDKRYMLVGPRMSIGSTIVPGSHANTLVLPDRRRASEEVRQFFCENPNDGILYVSRKIDREEICERSSTCLINLKTVIENPLEVHYVGVEVLDINDHSPSFPEKKKTLEISESVLPGVRVPLKASRDPDSGPFSVQQYKLSPNDHFRLEVKDKGEDDSGTPSLSSNVTVNVFILDQNDNAPVILYPVSSNGSAEGVEEIPRNVNAGHLVTKVRAYDADIGYNGWLLFSLQEVTDHSLFGLDRYTGQIRTLRSFTETDEAEHKLVILVKDNGNVSLSATATVIVKLVEPREAFAASDVKSESKVDKEDNCSKTTDYTSKYLQETNYDGTLCHSIQYRSGDKRYMLVGPRMSIGSTIVPGSHANTLVLPDRRRASGEEKCRCPWY; encoded by the exons ATGGAACAAAGAAGATACGAGAGACGACACAGAACAGGGTGTTTGACCGGCTACGTCGTTGCTGTGCTCTTGTGGTGTGTGGCTTCGGCGCAACTGAGATATTCGATCTCCGAGGGAGTTAACGAAGGAACTGTGGTCGGAAATATAGCGAAAGACCTGGGATTAGAGAAAAGCACACTAAAAGACAGGAAGTATCGGATTGTTTCTGGCGGTGCGGATTCGCTTTTCCATGTGAATCAAAACGATGGTATCTTGTATGTTAGCCGAGAGATTGACAGGGAAGAGGTGTGCGCGCAGAGCAGTACGTGTTTAATAAATCTGAAAACCGTGCTGGAAAACCCGCTGGAGGTGCACTATGTTGTAGTGGAGGTGCTGGATGTAAATGACCACTCTCCAAGTTTcccagagaaagagaaaaaattaGAAATTTCTGAGTCTGTATTGCCGGGAGCACGCTTTCAGCTGAAACCTTCACGGGATCGAGACAGTGGCCATTTCTCCGTGCAACAATATAAACTCAGCCACAACGATCACTTTCGTTTGGAAGTTAGGGACAAAGGAGAAGATGGTAAAATACCGATATTAGTTTTACAAAAATCATTGGATAGGGAGGCAGCTGGAAGCCACTCGTTGGTGCTGACGGCTCTAGATGGGGGGAAACCTCCGAAATCTGGAGATATGAATATTTTAGTAAATGTTTTGGATGTTAATGATAACACCCCGATTTTCTCGAAGGATATCTATTCTGTTACACTTAGTGAAAATGCTCCGGTAGGCACAACAGTCATACAAGTGAATGCAACGGATTTAGATGACGGCCCGAACGGAGAGGTGGTTTACTCATTTGGTAACAGTGTGAGTAATAGTTTATTTACGCTTTTTGATATTAACCAATCAACAGGGGAGATAATTGTCAACGGTCTTATAGACTATGAGGAGAAGGACAAATACGAAATTGAAATTCAAGCGTCAGATAAAGGTGTTGCTCCGCTAACTACAGAAAAAAGCGTCATAATAAAGATAGTTGACGTGAATGACAACGCACCTGAGATTGAGGTTACCTCATTTTCCAGCTCCATCCCTGAAGATTCCAGACCTGGAACTACAGTTGCCCTTATCAGTGTAAATGATTTGGACTCTGGTCTTAATGGAAATGTCATTTGCTCCATAGCTGAAGATGTTCCTTTTGTTTTATCACCATCTTTACAAGATAAAATGTATTCTTTAGTAACCAAATTGCCtctggacagagagaaaagggcTAAATATGAACTAACAATAGTTGCCAAAGACTCTGGCCAGCCGTCATTATCATCTGAGAAGACAATAAGCGTTGTGGTGTCAGATGTGAATGACAACAGCCCAGAGTTTTCACTGAGTCCCTATACTTTTTATGTCAGTGAAACTAATGAGCCAGGTACCTCTGTATTTGCGGTTAAAGCTTTTGATCGCGATGAGAACGACAATGCAGTAATTTCATATCGTATTTTGAGAGATGGAAGCGAGGAAAATAAATTGACTTCATTTCTAAACATAAATACTGAAAACGGAGATATTTTGGCGCTAAAAAGTTTCGACTTTGAAACTCTGAAAACATTCCAGTTCCAAGTTGTCGCCACGGATTCCGGAACTCCGTCACTAAGCAGCAACGTCACAGTAAACGTGTTCATTCTGGATCAGAACGACAACGCTCCAGTCATCCTGTATCCAGTCAGCTCTAACGGTTCTGCTGAAGGTGTGGAGGAGATTCCTCGCAATGTGAACGCAGGACACTTGGTGACTAAAGTCAGAGCCTATGACGCTGATATAGGATATAACGGCTGGTTactcttttcactgcagcaagTTACTGACCACAGTCTCTTTGGTTTGGACCGCTATACAGGACAGATCAGAACACTTCGCTCATTCACAGAAACAGACGAGGCTGAGCATAAACTGGTCATACTTGTGAAAGACAATGGGAACGTCTCACTCTCAGCAACAGCTACTGTGATTGTCAAACTTGTGGAGCCCAAAGAAGCTTTTGcagcttctgatgttaaaagtTCAACTAAGGTTGACGAGGAAGACAATGTGACACTTTACCTGATGATAACTTTGGGCTCAGTTTCAACACTTTTTCTCATCAGTATCATCGTGTTGATTGCAATGCAGTGCTCTAAACCCACAGACTATACTTCTAAATATCTACAAGATACAAATTATGATGGGACACTGTGTCACAGCATCCAGTACAGATCTGGAGACAAACGCTACATGTTAGTTGGACCAAGAATGAGTATAGGATCTACTATAGTCCCAGGCAGCCATGCCAATACTCTGGTGCTCCCTGACAGGAGGAGAGCATCTGAAGAGGTAAGacagtttttttgtgaaaaccCT AACGACGGCATCCTGTACGTAAGCAGAAAGATTGACAGAGAAGAGATATGCGAGCGGAGCAGTACGTGTTTAATAAATCTAAAAACCGTGATAGAAAACCCACTGGAGGTCCACTATGTAGGAGTGGAAGTCCTGGATATAAACGACCATTCTCCCAGTTTcccagagaaaaagaaaacgttGGAGATTTCAGAGTCTGTTTTGCCTGGAGTACGTGTTCCGCTAAAAGCTTCACGAGATCCAGACAGTGGTCCTTTCTCTGTTCAGCAGTATAAACTCAGCCCCAATGACCACTTCCGTTTGGAAGTTAAGGATAAGGGAGAAGATG ATTCTGGAACTCCGTCACTAAGCAGCAACGTCACAGTAAACGTGTTCATTCTGGATCAGAACGACAACGCTCCAGTCATCCTGTATCCAGTCAGCTCCAACGGTTCTGCTGAAGGTGTGGAGGAGATTCCTCGCAATGTGAACGCAGGACACTTGGTGACTAAAGTCAGAGCCTATGACGCTGATATAGGATATAACGGCTGGTTACTCTTTTCACTGCAGGAAGTTACTGACCACAGTCTCTTTGGTTTGGACCGCTATACAGGACAGATCAGAACACTTCGCTCATTCACAGAAACAGACGAGGCTGAGCATAAACTGGTCATACTGGTGAAAGACAATGGGAACGTCTCACTCTCAGCAACAGCTACTGTGATTGTCAAACTTGTGGAGCCCAGAGAAGCTTTTGcagcttctgatgttaaaagtgaaagtaaGGTTGACAAGGAAgacaat TGCTCCAAAACTACAGACTATACATCCAAATACCTACAAGAAACAAATTATGATGGGACACTGTGTCACAGCATCCAGTACAGATCTGGAGACAAACGCTACATGTTAGTTGGACCCAGGATGAGTATAGGATCTACTATAGTCCCGGGCAGCCATGCCAATACTCTGGTGCTTCCCGACAGGAGACGAGCATCTGGAGAG GAGAAGTGTCGCTGTCCGTGgtactga
- the LOC121902323 gene encoding protocadherin beta-15-like, with product MEQRRSERRVGRGCLVCCVAAVLLCSVASAQMRYSVSEEVNEGTVVGNIAKDLGLDRYTLKERKYRIVSSTAEPLFRVDQNDGVLYVNRKIDREDICERSSSCLINLKTVLENPLEVHYVGVEVLDINDHSPSFPDEEKTLEISESVLPGVHIPLQPARDPDGGPFSVQQYKLSPNDHFRLEVKDKGEDGKIPILIVQKSLDREAARSHSLVLTALDGGKPPKSGEINIVVNVLDINDNAPVFTKDVYSVTLDENAPVGTAVIQVNATDLDDGQNGDVVYLFSSIVNRKLLKLFDINQLTGEITVKGIIDYEEKDSYEIEIQASDKGLAPLATQKSVIIKIVDVNDNAPEIEVTSFSSSIPEDSRPGTTVALISVNDLDSGLNGKVICSIGEDVPFALSPTLQDKMYSLVTKSPLDREKQHLYDLTIMAKDAGQPSLSSEKAISVVVSDVNDNSPEFSLSPYTFYITEANEPGASVFSVKAFDHDENENARISYRIFRDASTDNKLTSFLNINTENGDISALKSFDFETLKTFQFQVVATDSGTPSLSSNVTVNVFILDQNDNAPVILYPVSSNGSAEGMEEIPRNVNAGHLVTKVRAYDADIGYNGWLLFSLQQVTDHSLFGLDRYTGQIRTLRSFTETDEAEHKLVILVKDNGNVSLSATATVIVKLVEPKEAFAASDVKSSTKVDEEDNVTLYLMITLGSVSILFLISIIVLIAMQCSKTTDYTSKYLQDTNYDGTLCHSIQYRSGDKRYMLVGPRMSIGSTIVPGSHANTLVLPDRRRASAENDGILYVSRKIDREDVCAQSSTCLINLKTVLEDPLEVHYVGVEVLDINDHSPSFPEKDKTLEISESVLPGARFQLKASRDRDSGHFSVQQYKLSHNDYFRLEVKDKGEDDSGTPSLSSNVTVNVFILDQNDNAPVILYPVSSNGSAEGVEEIPRNVNAGHLVTKVRAYDADIGYNGWLLFSLQQVTDHSLFGLDRYTGQIRTLRSFTETDEAEHKLVILVKDNGNVSLSATATVIVKLVEPKEAFAASDVKSATKDDEGNDVTFYLMITLGSVSTLFLISIIVLIAMQCSKSTDYTSKYLQDTNYDGTLCHSIQYRSGDKRYMLVGPRMSIGSTIVPGSHANTLVLPDRRRASEEVRQF from the exons ATGGAACAAAGACGATCAGAAAGACGGGTCGGAAGAGGGTGTTTGGTCTGCTGCGTGGCTGCTGTCCTTTTGTGTAGCGTGGCCTCGGCGCAAATGAGATATTCGGTCTCAGAGGAAGTTAACGAAGGAACTGTGGTTGGAAATATAGCAAAAGATTTGGGATTAGATAGATACActctgaaagaaagaaagtatcGGATTGTTTCTAGTACTGCGGAGCCCCTCTTCCGTGTAGATCAGAATGATGGCGTGCTGTATGTGAACCGAAAGATTGACAGAGAAGACATATGCGAGCGAAGCAGTTCATGTTTGATAAATCTGAAGACAGTACTAGAAAACCCACTGGAGGTCCACTATGTTGGAGTGGAGGTGCTGGATATAAATGACCATTCTCCAAGTTTTCCAGATGAAGAGAAAACGTTGGAGATTTCAGAGTCTGTTTTACCGGGAGTCCATATTCCGCTACAACCCGCACGAGACCCAGACGGTGGTCCTTTCTCTGTTCAGCAGTATAAACTCAGCCCCAATGACCACTTCCGTTTGGAAGTTAAGGATAAGGGAGAAGATGGTAAAATACCAATATTAATTGTGCAAAAATCTTTGGACAGGGAGGCAGCGAGAAGCCACTCATTAGTGCTGACCGCACTGGACGGAGGGAAACCTCCGAAATCTGGCGAAATTAATATTGTAGTTAATGTTTTAGATATTAATGATAACGCCCCTGTTTTCACTAAAGATGTTTATTCTGTGACGCTTGATGAAAATGCTCCAGTAGGCACAGCAGTCATACAAGTGAATGCAACCGATTTAGATGACGGCCAGAACGGAGATGTAGTTTATTTGTTCAGCAGTATTGTTAATCGTAAGTTATTAAAGCTTTTTGATATCAACCAATTGACAGGTGAAATAACTGTGAAAGGTATTATAGACTATGAGGAAAAAGACAGTTATGAAATTGAAATTCAAGCTTCAGATAAAGGTCTCGCTCCTCTGGCGACACAAAAAAGCGTCATTATCAAGATAGTTGACGTGAATGACAATGCACCTGAGATTGAGGTTACCTCATTTTCCAGCTCCATCCCTGAAGATTCCAGACCTGGAACTACAGTTGCCCTTATCAGTGTAAATGATTTGGACTCTGGTCTCAATGGAAAAGTTATTTGCTCTATAGGTGAGGATGTTCCTTTTGCTTTATCACCAACCTTACAAGACAAAATGTATTCTTTAGTAACAAAGTCGCCTctggacagagagaaacagcatttATACGACCTAACAATAATGGCAAAAGACGCTGGTCAACCGTCATTATCATCTGAAAAGGCGATAAGCGTTGTGGTGTCAGATGTGAATGACAACAGTCCAGAGTTTTCACTGAGCCCCTATACTTTCTATATCACTGAAGCTAATGAGCCAGGTGCCTCTGTATTTTCAGTTAAAGCTTTTGATCATGATGAGAACGAGAATGCACGTATTTCATATCGTATTTTCAGAGATGCAAGTACAGATAATAAATTAACTTCATTTCTCAACATAAATACTGAAAACGGAGATATTTCAGCGCTAAAAAGTTTCGACTTTGAAACTCTGAAAACGTTCCAGTTCCAAGTTGTTGCCACAGATTCTGGAACTCCGTCACTAAGCAGCAACGTCACAGTGAACGTGTTCATTCTGGATCAGAACGACAACGCTCCAGTCATCCTGTATCCAGTCAGCTCTAACGGTTCGGCTGAAGGTATGGAGGAGATTCCCCGCAATGTGAACGCAGGACACTTGGTGACTAAAGTCAGAGCCTATGACGCTGATATAGGATATAACGGCTGGTTactcttttcactgcagcaagTTACTGACCACAGTCTCTTTGGCTTGGACCGCTATACAGGACAGATCAGAACACTTCGCTCATTCACAGAGACAGACGAGGCTGAGCATAAACTGGTCATACTGGTGAAAGACAATGGGAACGTTTCTCTCTCAGCAACAGCTACTGTGATTGTCAAACTTGTGGAGCCCAAAGAAGCTTTTGcagcttctgatgttaaaagtTCAACTAAGGTTGACGAGGAAGACAATGTTACACTTTACCTGATGATAACTTTGGGCTCAGTTTCTATACTTTTTCTCATCAGTATCATCGTGCTGATTGCAATGCAATGCTCTAAAACCACAGACTATACTTCTAAATATCTACAAGACACAAATTATGATGGGACACTGTGTCACAGCATCCAGTACAGATCTGGAGACAAACGCTACATGTTAGTTGGACCCAGAATGAGTATAGGATCTACTATAGTCCCAGGCAGCCATGCGAATACACTGGTGCTCCCTGACAGGAGGAGAGCATCTGCAGAG AACGATGGCATCCTGTATGTGAGCCGAAAGATTGACAGGGAAGATGTGTGCGCACAGAGCAGTACGTGTTTAATAAACCTAAAAACCGTACTCGAAGACCCACTGGAGGTGCACTATGTTGGAGTGGAGGTGCTGGATATCAATGATCATTCTCCCAGTTTCCCAGAGAAAGACAAAACGCTGGAGATTTCAGAGTCCGTGTTGCCCGGAGCACGATTTCAGCTAAAAGCCTCGCGGGATCGAGATAGTGGACATTTCTCCGTGCAGCAATATAAACTTAGTCACAACGATTACTTTCGTTTGGAAGTAAAGGACAAAGGAGAAGATG ATTCTGGAACTCCGTCACTAAGCAGCAACGTCACAGTGAACGTGTTCATTCTGGATCAGAACGACAACGCTCCAGTCATCCTGTATCCAGTCAGCTCTAACGGTTCTGCTGAAGGTGTGGAGGAGATTCCCCGCAATGTGAATGCAGGACACTTGGTGACTAAAGTCAGAGCCTATGACGCTGATATAGGATATAACGGCTGGTTactcttttcactgcagcaagTTACTGACCACAGTCTCTTTGGTTTGGACCGCTATACAGGACAGATCAGAACACTTCGCTCATTCACAGAGACAGACGAGGCTGAGCATAAACTGGTCATACTGGTGAAAGACAATGGGAACGTTTCTCTCTCAGCAACAGCTACTGTGATTGTCAAACTTGTGGAGCCCAAAGAAGCTTTTGcagcttctgatgttaaaagtGCAACTAAGGATGATGAGGGGaatgatgtgacattttatCTGATGATAACTTTGGGCTCAGTTTCAACACTTTTTCTCATCAGTATCATCGTGCTGATTGCAATGCAATGCTCCAAAAGTACAGACTATACTTCTAAATATCTGCAAGACACTAATTATGATGGGACACTGTGTCACAGTATCCAGTACCGATCTGGAGACAAGCGGTACATGTTAGTTGGACCGAGGATGAGTATAGGATCTACTATAGTCCCAGGCAGCCATGCAAATACTTTGGTGCTCCCTGACAGGAGGAGGGCATCTGAAGAGGTAAGGCAGTTTTAA